CCTGTCTCGCCTCAAAAGCAGAAGGAAAGGACGAGAAGAAATGCAAATTGCGGGGAAGGAAAAGACCAATAGGAGATAGGTGGCGGAAGGTTGAGGTCTAGACAGGAAATTGGAAGGAACCAGTGAAACCTTCTTGAGATGGGGAAAGCTCGAGGAAACCTGCTTGCAAGTGTGGATTATCTTGagaaaattagcaaaaagaaaatttctaatttattacacttatgtcaattcatttctaaatttttcaatctgACTAACGAATCCTAAACTTTCAtgccaattttgactaaaaattgtTTACATGAACGCCAATTGTCTTGAACGGGTTAGTCGacattgacatggataatttttgtgaattttttatgttcttttcgtttttttctttatgggtTATGGCGAACAGGCCAAGAAGGCCAGGGCCTGGGGCCACCATGGCTGTTGGTGAGGGCATTGGCAGCCCTTGTCCTAGCCTTTATGGCATACAAGGGTGGTTGGTGATCCTTATCGacatgatgaaaaaaataacaaagaaaagaaaagaaaaacaaataattcaaatatatatatataattataaaaattgtccatgacAACAATAGTCATGTCATGTAAGATGACTACTATTCACGTtaataattttgattaaaattggctgaaatgacacaattagcaaattgtcaaaaagtcttaaattcaattggtaaattgtcaaaatgtcttgaactcaattgataaattgataGGTTTAGGACGAGTTCGCACAAATGCAatgtttttttacttttgtgtgTGTGATTACATTGATTAAATTAGCTAATTAATAAAGTAGAATTGCCAACGATAGGTCTGGGCAAGTGGAGTTGGCGTCACTTGCGTGCTTTAGCAACTTAATTAATCATATGAAGGCTCCACAaaccgtaaaaaaaaaaaacccgaatTAATATAAACACGTGCATTACAGAGACTCATTCTATGGGCGATGTGATTATAAATCAACTCAATCACTATTAATAATTCCCGTGAATATGTAATATAACAGACATCTAGTTGAACAAATTGAAGGAAATGTCAATGTGGTTTGGAAAaaagtgggtttttttttttgttttttatagtCGAGGATTCGCTTGAACCCATTTTCGCTTATGCTAGTAGGATCACACGGTTCTCCGGTGCCCGATGAAAAAAAGTGGGTTCCTAtgtgaagaacaaagaaagagaatcCAGTCTCCAATTTGTCTACGCAGAATGCACATGCCCGACACAAAAGATGAGCGCCTCCTCGTGAGTAGCGCAATCAGCTCCTTTTGACCACGACTGACGCATGTGGGCTTGCGTGTAAATGATGTAATTGATTAAGGTTAGCAGAGAGCCACCAGCGGTCGTTCGTTCTACCGCGGAAGACGTGGAGGAATGGAGAGGGACGATCCGCCAGAGCCACCCACTCCCGCTCCGGATAGCGAAACGAGGCACGGCATCGTCCTGGGGCGGCGGCAACGTGACGGAATGCTGTCTTTTCCCGATTCGCGCCCCATAATGTCGTTTGTATCCATGTTGTGGTACCCAGCACGGCCGAACCGATCGTGCATGAATCGGGGGGTCTCGGACAAACAAACACTCAGCGCCGTGCCGTGCCTGATTTGAGCACCGGCTTTGCACGACCACAAATCAATGTTTTCTTAGGACAAGAGACGATAGTGCATGTGCGTAATTAGGGAATCTTAGTATTTCTCACATGCAAAATAGAGCATATCAGTGTCGTGTCTAGTTTGAGCACTGGCTTTACGTATTTACAAATCAATACTTTTTAGGAATGAGATACGATATTGTATATAAGTAGAGTATATCCCGCTCAAATAAATTCATGGTCTGTTTAGATTAACTGAATTTTTTATGCACTCAAAATTTTGGCGACCGGCATGCTTTCGATTGTTTTTCCTAAGTTCGGAACTCCTGGGACAGAGAAAAAGAAGGGTGCATTCGATTTCCATTCAACGATTGATTGTGGTAATATGTATGGTCAACTTTTACCGGACTATGTAAAGAGACAGTAAAGTGACATTGGTAACTATTGGGATCTCGAATGCAGCGAGAGTCGAATAGAAAGAAGTACTGATTTGCACTGAGGCGACTTGAGGTTGACAGGGTTTTACAAAAGCCAAGAAGACCATAAAGCAGAGGAGGAGGTACTTTCACCTCTTTCCCATCAAAGCCGAGTTGATATCTGTCCCTCGCGACCAAGATGAGGCTACACACCCAATCACTTCACAAACCCTGTACAGAGACTACGACGTTGTACCTATATACAGTCCGAGAAAACGCGATCCCCACGATTCATTGTCTCGAACCGGATTCCCATCATGGCGACTCGAGGAACCCGGTCCTCGTCAGAACGGCGTTCCTCACTTTGCTGAGGTCCCTCCCTTTGAGGGTCCTCCTCCCCTTCCATCACCGAGAAGGACGAAATGTGGCTCCTGGCCAGCCTCATTGCGATGAGCTCGTGCGGCGGCACCTTGCTatcggcctcctcctcctcgtcgctCTCGCCCCTCTCGCCCTCGGCCGCGCCGCCGTCGCTCGAGTCGACCCCATCTTCCTCGTCCCAGTCCCTCGCGCTCTTCGAATTGGAAGAGGCTTTCTTTGACTTTGCCTCTGCAAGTTTGACCAGTATGGAATGTTGACTGGGGCCGACTGCTGCACGACCCTGGCTGCCGGCTCGGGGTCGaactgctgccgccgccgccgccgccgccgctgccgctccGCGAAATCGTTTTTGGGGCGGAGGGCGGGTGTTTCCTTGAGGATGAGCTTCTGGGTCGCTCACCTGAGGCCCAAAGATGGGAATTGTTAGAGTCTTGCTTGCCGTTGAGGACCTCCCAAACGTCTGCTTCCTCGAAGTCGCCGTCCCTCAGCGACCGCCACAGCGCACTGCCTTGGTAGTAGCAGCCATACCTGTTCTCCATCTATAGATCGAAGCAGAGTCTTTGAGCGACACTCGCTAAACACATGGTTTCGAGGGATCGAAGATGCAAATTTTTGTATTGCTCGTGTAAAATTGGAATCGATTTGGAATACAAATGAAGGGCAAAAATCCACCTTCTTTTCTATGGACTGAGATACCCCAGGAAATCGCAACCCCTCTCTCGAGTTCTCTGAGCTAGGAGGGATCTGCAGGACTGCAACCCAAGAGAGAAGATTGAATAAGATATAAGAGAGCCAAATCTCGAAACTATCTCTGTACtgtcatattattattattttctcaagaaCCTAATGGGAAGCAGAATCTGAGCTCTTTTCTTTAACTGAAATCACCTGAGCAATCCTTGAATTGGAGTAGCAGGGGACGGTAGGCGCTTTGCGGAAGACCTATAGACATTTAGATGGGAGAGAACGGGAaggattagagagagagaagactctTACGAGTCCtgtcttcatatatatattgaatgaGGAGGATCTTCATAAGGAAAATACGTTATTATATATAGCTATTGGCCCCCATTAGCACTGGACCTTTTGAGCCCTGAGAAGCTGGGAGGAAATGAGGGGCGCCGTCTTTGGATAATGATGTgcttatcttctcttttttcaatGGGTTTTGGCtagacaagaaaatagaattggacGGGACACGAAAATATGAAGAAGCTTCTCATGAGGACGTGTTTGTCTGCTTTCTAGGACTAATGCTTTGTTTGGGATTAGACGAAAACTTCTCGTAAGATCTTAACAGATTTTAAAACAAAGTATCGCGTAGGATCATCCGAttatcctttcctttttctgttgGAATTCATTATAATACTTCgatcttattgattttttttttttatcaaacccCAAAGTTTAAACTTATGGAGGAAAGAGATACTGAATGACacataaaatttgataaatgagGAACAACACAAGCGAATATATACCATGTAGAATTTGATTTCGATAAcatgtttgaaattttaatttaaaagtaGAGAAAGATTACGTGTATGAATAACATATAAAATTCGTAAAGAATATAACTTATCACAAATCgtgtatattttgaaaaataggtACCATgagattttctctctctctgtttggGTAGAATCTGACAGAGGGCTCATCATTTAAGTCAATGTTTTTCTCCCCATGACAGGGGGATTTGTCAAAAGCAGATAAAGCAGAGGTAAAATCACATGTTCATCCGAATTCGTGATGGAAGGTGCATTGTGGCAGCTGTTTCAACCTAAGAGGAGAAGGGTGTGCGCATCATCATATCGTGTTTCTTTTCATGTCGGGTTTAATTGAAAGCAGCTTTTTCTTGTGAAGGGAGGTGGCGGCCAACCTCCAGAGTTTCCAGCCATCATAATCCAAGAAaccaaatttttcatggtcaagGCATCTTATTCTAACGTAACATATCCCAGAGACATTTGAAAAACATCTTCGATTTACGGAGAGACTGAAACTCTATTCAAACCCTTGCAGACGGGAACGTTCAATTTGGCGAATTTTCATGGGAATTGGTCAAGAACGGTCCGGATATCCTGTATAATCATTGGCAAAACCAAACGGAGCaggaaaaaatttggaaaacgaGATGAGCTTGAGCATTAGGTGGCcagttcatgttttttttttttttttttttttttttttttttaataatggagAGCGCCGGTCATTATGAGCGTGATTACCTCATAAAGTTAGGTGCCACAGTGCTTAGGTTTCTTAAATTATTGTATAAAGCACTCGCAGCAGTCGTTTTTACTACTAGGATTTGGAAAATTGTCTCTTCTGCTTAGGCACTGGAAGGTGCGAGGAAACTAAATACAGCGCCGTCAGCCCACAGAATTTTTCGCTCTGGATTTGATTAGAGTTCATGTAGCCTAATCAGTTGGAAGCAGTCCGACGAAACCCATGAGAGAGGCCGTTCGCGTAATCAGATTTTCTGTTCTGAAAGCGAAAAAACACTGCTTTTTTTTACCTTTAAACACCCTTTGGATGATTACAACATaatcaattatttcaaaaaataaaaaaacacacgCACATAGCCGtttttcttcataaaatatatatatttgctttTTGTAACGAGAAGTGAAATTTTATCCATctctaatttaaattttaggagGGAAATTTTTAGCGCCAAAAGACGTGTGAATTTTTAATATCTAATTCATAGcacatgttttcttcttttcttgtcgCAATATTACTATGAATAGTGATCTATTTTTATACCACGTGAAAAGAGCTAATAGtgtgtttagaatttttgtttGTCACATAATACCCAAATAAGGAGTCTTGGTATTGCTTTgggtgataaaaataaaataaaatacaccCTTTGGATGATTACAACATaatcaattatttcaaaaaaaaaaaaaacacacacacacacacacagccGGTTTTCTTCATAGAGTATATATATTTGCTTTTCGAACCGGAAGTGAGATTTTATCCATctctaatttaaattttaggagGGAAATTTTTAGCGCCAAAAGACGTGTGGGTTTTACTATCTAATTCATAGCAcgtgttttcttctttgttttcttcttttcttgtcgTAATATTACTATGAATAGTGATCTCTTTTTATATCACGTGAAAAGAGCTAATAGTgtgtttaaaattttgtttgtcACGTAATACCCAAATAAAGAGTCATGGTATTGCTTtgggtgataaaaaaaaaatttgagaatttttatcttgaaatgttATCAAGCAGTAACTATGCTGCTTTTGGTTAATTAAATAGTTGATTTCTACTTTTGACTATATAACTTACAGGATTATATATCGTACCGTATAAAATAggcaaaatttaaaactatcaTTTAGACATAAGTATCATAGCAAAAAtattaacattttctttttttctggtaaGCAAGAGGTGAACATTCATTGGCATAGAATAGTCAATGCAGGCACTTTCAAACGCTGCCATTTATCAAAAAAACAAGTGGCAGGCTTTCTTGTAGCAGATTAAGATAAGCACTAATGCTAGTGCTCTAATTAGCTCTACATACTTTCAAGGTCATAATAAGAGTAATTCCTCCGGAGAGTATCAGaatgaaatgggaaaagaaaattattagcAAGTCtctctcaataaaaaaaaaaaaaaggagaagttctgcatttattttatcattCTCTTATCTTTGTTCGATACATATTTAGGAAACCGTATCTTTTTATATTGAGTACGATTGAGTAGAGGTTAATAAGTGTTTCCTAGCATTCGTTAACAAAAAGGATGCTGTTGTAAGGCAATGGCGGAGCGGGACGCACGTGTAAAATTTGGAAGAGCCGACATTCAAGATTCAACGCACTTAGATTACTGGGATTTCTATTGGGTAAAAGGGACGCTAACATATGTTTTACGAGGCCAACAAGGTTTCGTGGCGGATCCAACAAGATTCCTTTTATATCTCcgaagaaaagcaaaatcaatcCAGGGAAACATGAGACAATCTGCCTTCCAGAGCATCTCGAGATTCTCCACTTGACTGACGAGACGGGGTCGATTCATCTCCCTTGGACGGATTCTTTCAACTTGCGATGCGTCCTATGGCGGCCGCGACATAGGCACGTGCGTGCCTTCTGCCCTCTTTAGCCGACGCTCCAGCGATTGCACGACCATAGAAAATGATGTTCAATCTCGCTTTGATTGCTTGTCTTCTTAGGAGATGTATTTGTTTTATTGGAATTCAAAACTTGGGGTATGTTTGTTTCGTGAAATACATTTTATAAagaatattttcctcattttcatgcatttggtTATTTcgggaaaatgagttaatgaaaacattttcccaatcaCCAAAAGAAAGTTTTCCTAGTATGACTTGAATTCAGGATTTTCCCTTATAAAAAATCGAAGAACGTGTTTTGAATCTACCAAAGCTTAGTTTTGGTGCTTggtttataaataattattcttataaaaaaatatattttaaaaattcaaattttaattttaatttttttgaaaatttgagtttttttattttttattttttcttttcttccttttttcttttgcttcttctccacCCGTCTAACCACAAGGAAGACCAGCAAGTTTTAGCCTCACCAGATTGGCCGAGCTCATGACCTCTTAtagtgaggctcgagcttgccaaaggtcggtgagcctcgagcctcaccaaatcgGGCGAGCTCATAGCCTTGTTACTAGAGGTCAACAAGCCTAGAGTCTCATCAAATCGAGTGAGCTCATGGCCTCGGGCGACAAGGCTCAAGCTCACCTCTCATAAGCTAGCCGAGGTGAATTGCTAGAGTAAGCAAAAGGGATGGCATGAGGAAGCAGAAgagtgaaggagaagaagaagaaaaaaggaaaaggaaaaaaaaagaaaacaaaagtaaataaaaaaattaaatattcaaagtcttttaaattaaaaaaaaaattgattttttttttgctgtgaTGAAGTGTTAAATCATTTTATAATGGGATCCAAAtagtggaaaaaaatttcaattat
The window above is part of the Eucalyptus grandis isolate ANBG69807.140 chromosome 6, ASM1654582v1, whole genome shotgun sequence genome. Proteins encoded here:
- the LOC104448225 gene encoding uncharacterized protein LOC104448225, which gives rise to MSIGLPQSAYRPLLLQFKDCSVLQIPPSSENSREGLRFPGVSQSIEKKMENRYGCYYQGSALWRSLRDGDFEEADVWEVLNGKQDSNNSHLWASGERPRSSSSRKHPPSAPKTISRSGSGGGGGGGSSSTPSRQPGSCSSRPQSTFHTGQTCRGKVKESLFQFEEREGLGRGRWGRLERRRRGRGREGRERRGGGGR